In Deinococcus psychrotolerans, a genomic segment contains:
- a CDS encoding LptA/OstA family protein — translation MNKRGLILGALLLSLAGVADLPNLALAQSQPPSSPALTSPTPPSAPPPPARLPAQTPPTQTTPADPAFPAEEGSPELTASDSANPDTPPPDPASLDGPDSVDSVNSTSTDSTPADPSPAADQEGASVTLTRKAKDGKQRVIKIVRTGLTDDTGIFASCTPQDSDPPGSPTESVFSETGPGGIQVTVDKNLIRAPLALVTQQEGGDGHIEMSAGTAQFLDEPPQGKTDRLSRCAVQADSKPAPDTVFVNQGRTNLKGKTLVYDESDGVARIDGPITFDRAPAAGKSETERLTGTSERIDVNVDNETTTLVGTVVLKNAGRVSKAARVDYDDAANVAILRGSPDKLAESVNGEEVICALVIRYNLDLNTVLAEGQIGGQFPDDGGSASSSSSLSGNPTPVPASPANSGTSALGCSGQ, via the coding sequence GTGAACAAGCGGGGTCTGATACTGGGGGCGCTGTTGCTGAGTCTGGCGGGTGTGGCGGATCTGCCAAATTTGGCCTTGGCGCAGAGCCAGCCGCCGAGCAGTCCGGCCCTGACCAGTCCTACACCGCCGAGTGCACCCCCGCCTCCAGCACGGCTACCCGCGCAGACGCCACCTACGCAGACGACGCCCGCTGATCCCGCTTTTCCAGCCGAAGAGGGGAGTCCAGAACTGACAGCTTCGGACTCGGCCAATCCGGACACGCCCCCCCCCGACCCTGCTTCTCTTGATGGGCCGGACTCGGTAGACAGCGTGAATTCAACTTCAACGGATTCAACGCCAGCCGACCCAAGCCCAGCCGCCGATCAGGAAGGAGCCAGCGTCACCCTGACCCGCAAAGCCAAGGACGGCAAGCAGCGGGTCATCAAAATTGTCCGCACCGGCCTGACCGACGACACCGGCATTTTTGCGTCCTGCACGCCGCAAGACAGCGACCCGCCGGGGAGTCCCACAGAATCGGTCTTTTCGGAGACGGGGCCGGGCGGCATTCAGGTCACGGTGGACAAAAATCTGATCCGCGCTCCGCTGGCCCTGGTGACCCAGCAAGAAGGCGGCGACGGTCACATCGAAATGAGCGCCGGAACCGCTCAGTTTTTGGACGAGCCGCCGCAGGGCAAAACAGACCGTCTCAGCCGCTGCGCCGTACAGGCGGATTCCAAACCCGCGCCCGATACGGTCTTCGTCAATCAGGGCCGCACCAATTTGAAAGGCAAAACGCTGGTTTACGACGAATCCGACGGTGTAGCCCGCATCGACGGCCCAATCACCTTTGACCGCGCTCCCGCTGCGGGCAAGTCCGAAACCGAGCGGCTGACCGGCACCAGCGAGCGCATAGATGTGAATGTGGACAACGAAACCACGACTTTGGTGGGAACAGTGGTGCTGAAAAATGCTGGGCGGGTCAGTAAGGCGGCGCGGGTAGATTACGACGACGCCGCCAATGTCGCCATTTTGCGCGGCAGCCCCGACAAACTTGCCGAGTCGGTCAACGGTGAGGAAGTGATTTGCGCTTTGGTGATCCGCTACAACCTCGACCTCAATACCGTACTGGCGGAAGGACAGATCGGCGGTCAATTTCCTGATGATGGGGGCAGCGCCAGTAGTTCCAGCAGCCTGAGCGGCAATCCCACCCCTGTTCCGGCTTCTCCTGCCAATTCGGGAACGTCAGCGTTGGGCTGCTCTGGTCAGTAA
- the pgl gene encoding 6-phosphogluconolactonase: MKLQGEIQIYPTPQATAQAAAEAFARAAQEAVGRRGAFHVALSGGSTPKLMYAALRGLEVPWPQVHIYFSDERTVGPQDPQSNYHTAKVGLLDFVPLLAGQIHRMEGERDPAQAAADYAALLPAQLDLVLLGMGDDGHTASLFPGTAGLSLGGRVIANQVPQQGTWRISFTFSEINAARERWLLVTGAAKAPVLAQLRRGEGEYPVSQVSDPVWYLDEAAAADLPSNLDSAGS; this comes from the coding sequence ATGAAACTTCAGGGCGAAATCCAGATTTATCCGACGCCGCAGGCCACCGCGCAGGCCGCCGCTGAAGCCTTCGCGCGGGCCGCTCAGGAGGCCGTCGGTCGGCGCGGGGCGTTTCATGTCGCGCTTTCCGGCGGCAGCACGCCCAAGCTGATGTACGCCGCTCTGCGGGGCCTCGAAGTCCCTTGGCCGCAAGTTCACATCTACTTCAGCGACGAGCGCACGGTGGGGCCACAAGATCCGCAGAGCAATTACCACACCGCCAAAGTGGGCCTGCTCGACTTCGTGCCTCTTCTGGCTGGGCAAATTCACCGAATGGAAGGTGAGCGCGACCCCGCGCAGGCGGCTGCCGATTACGCGGCGCTGCTGCCCGCCCAGCTCGATCTGGTCTTGCTCGGCATGGGCGACGACGGCCACACCGCCAGCCTCTTCCCGGGTACGGCGGGCCTGAGTCTGGGCGGGCGGGTGATTGCCAATCAAGTGCCGCAGCAAGGCACCTGGCGGATCAGTTTTACCTTCAGCGAAATCAACGCTGCCCGTGAGCGCTGGCTCCTCGTCACGGGCGCGGCCAAAGCGCCGGTACTGGCGCAACTCCGGCGCGGTGAGGGCGAGTATCCGGTGAGCCAAGTCAGCGATCCGGTTTGGTACTTGGACGAGGCAGCAGCGGCGGATTTACCGAGCAACTTGGACTCGGCTGGCTCTTGA
- a CDS encoding single-stranded DNA-binding protein: MSIQIHLVGPLGTNITIEVQEEREIFPTLRKYGKSGWSSGDLPAGGVSLPLAMADIFDWSLIGARPYTNADGEQAVMYRGQSYKRRELEEVDTKKLKLPKIVKYSRGARPTDLPHLKEGEDGGVQYITLISFRGGGKVLDAYVDAAKAAGTAG; encoded by the coding sequence ATGTCCATTCAGATTCACCTCGTGGGGCCGCTGGGCACCAACATCACCATCGAAGTTCAAGAAGAGCGCGAAATCTTTCCGACGCTGCGCAAGTACGGCAAATCCGGCTGGAGCAGCGGCGACTTACCCGCAGGCGGCGTGTCGTTGCCGCTGGCGATGGCCGATATTTTTGATTGGAGCCTGATCGGCGCACGCCCCTACACCAATGCCGACGGCGAGCAGGCCGTGATGTACAGAGGCCAGAGCTACAAGCGCCGCGAGCTGGAAGAAGTCGACACCAAAAAACTCAAGCTGCCCAAAATCGTCAAGTATTCGCGCGGCGCACGCCCCACCGATTTGCCGCACCTCAAAGAAGGCGAGGACGGCGGCGTGCAGTACATTACCCTGATTTCTTTCAGGGGCGGCGGCAAAGTGCTGGACGCTTATGTCGATGCGGCGAAGGCGGCGGGAACGGCAGGATAA
- a CDS encoding GGDEF domain-containing protein, with protein MNFLMPTPLPKPTSLDGPKRSTYLATACCLLLFSSVRLATLLAVGPLNPLGVALSTLLLLLSFWTIWALRQKNLALPLIEKTVLLVCVGLYLTFTLQPLFGGPQRLDNAGLNELGALALAAGVYVFLPLHRAKYWLTAVLAGHFISRWEPLLLEPNWLSLGTQLTRDSVFLATLLLIVLLGNHRSAWRGAYDSAKAMRDMAHTDDLIGLPNRRAAYRYFEKAMRGAQTPVSVLLLDIDNFKRINDSHGHEAGDAALQAIAAAVQRTLGTSGVLVRWGGEEFLVLLSGITLTHALREAEALRAAVEELALPSGSVTISIGVSSRMPKDDVQELVRRADIGLYHAKTSGKNRVIAQIS; from the coding sequence GTGAACTTTCTGATGCCCACTCCTCTTCCAAAGCCCACTTCACTTGACGGCCCGAAACGCTCGACGTATTTGGCCACCGCTTGCTGCTTACTTTTGTTCAGCAGCGTGCGCTTGGCGACGCTCTTGGCGGTGGGGCCGCTCAACCCGCTCGGTGTGGCGCTCAGTACCTTGCTGCTGCTGCTGTCTTTTTGGACCATCTGGGCATTGAGACAGAAAAACTTGGCCCTTCCGCTTATTGAGAAAACCGTACTGCTGGTGTGTGTCGGCCTCTATCTCACCTTCACCTTACAGCCGCTTTTCGGCGGCCCTCAGCGCCTCGACAACGCGGGCCTGAACGAGTTGGGAGCGCTGGCCTTGGCGGCGGGGGTTTACGTCTTTTTGCCGCTGCACCGGGCCAAGTACTGGTTGACCGCCGTGCTGGCCGGACATTTCATCAGCCGATGGGAGCCGCTGCTGCTTGAGCCGAATTGGTTGAGTCTCGGAACGCAGTTGACCCGCGATTCAGTCTTTTTGGCTACGCTGCTGCTGATTGTCTTGTTGGGCAATCACCGCAGCGCTTGGCGCGGAGCTTACGACAGCGCCAAAGCCATGCGCGATATGGCCCACACCGACGATCTGATCGGCCTGCCCAATCGCCGCGCGGCTTACCGCTATTTTGAAAAAGCGATGCGCGGCGCTCAAACGCCTGTCAGCGTGCTGCTGCTGGATATCGACAACTTCAAGCGCATCAACGACAGCCACGGCCATGAAGCGGGCGACGCGGCGCTGCAGGCCATTGCCGCCGCCGTGCAGCGAACCCTCGGCACATCCGGCGTGCTGGTGCGCTGGGGCGGCGAAGAATTTTTGGTGCTGCTCAGCGGCATTACCCTCACCCACGCTCTGCGCGAGGCCGAAGCGCTGCGGGCAGCGGTGGAGGAACTCGCCTTGCCGTCCGGCTCAGTCACCATCAGTATCGGCGTGTCTAGCCGCATGCCCAAAGACGATGTTCAGGAACTGGTGCGCCGCGCCGACATCGGACTTTATCACGCCAAAACCAGCGGCAAAAACCGTGTCATAGCGCAGATCAGTTAG
- a CDS encoding prolyl oligopeptidase family serine peptidase, which produces MPLISPKSAPETRRSDHTDTYHGEIIADPYRWLEDANSAETKAFVDAQNELTRTVLDALPEREQLRSRLTELWDYARRGGVWQEGGKYFQMRNSGLQSQFVLYVMDSPADEGRILLDPNSFSDDGTVSLGELAISQDASLLAYSLSQGGSDWRDWRVRDIVSGHDLPDTVGDSKFSGAGWLPDGNSFLYGRYDRPPEGQQLSSANLNQRLYRHRIGSEQAEDELILERPDQPEWGFGGMVSEDGHYLIVNVWKGTARQNLIWVRPLEERGPFTEVVADFEASYQVIGNDGPVFYFLTDDAAPMGRLISHHLETGERREIVAESQHRLLEVLMVEGGFVLHTLADASSRLSVVDRQGQNAQPVTLPGLGTVGSLSGHTDQSEVFLVFTSFLSPAASYQLNTENGELTVLWSPDLSADLSGYEVRQEFAESQDGTKVPMFIVSQSNVVLDGSNPALLYGYGGFDISLTPSFEVSRLAWLEAGGVLAVANLRGGGEYGESWHQAGMKANKQNVFDDFTACARHLAQRGYTSPQHLGIEGGSNGGLLVGATLTQHPELIGAAVGHVGVMDMLRFQNFTIGWAWVSDYGSSDNAEDFAVLRAYSPLHNLMQRAYPPTLLTTGDHDDRVVPAHSYKFAAELQHVQQGGAPILLRVQTRAGHGAGKPTKLVIEEKADVYAFLLGALR; this is translated from the coding sequence ATGCCCCTGATTTCTCCCAAGTCCGCGCCCGAAACCCGCCGCAGCGACCACACCGACACTTATCACGGCGAGATCATTGCCGATCCCTACCGCTGGCTAGAAGATGCTAACAGCGCCGAAACCAAGGCCTTTGTGGACGCTCAAAACGAGCTGACCCGCACAGTACTGGACGCCTTGCCGGAGCGCGAGCAACTCCGCAGCCGCTTGACCGAGCTGTGGGACTATGCGCGGCGCGGCGGGGTTTGGCAAGAAGGGGGCAAATACTTTCAGATGCGCAACAGCGGCCTGCAAAGCCAATTCGTGCTGTACGTGATGGACTCGCCCGCCGACGAGGGCCGGATTTTGCTCGACCCCAACAGCTTTTCCGACGACGGCACGGTTTCGCTGGGCGAACTGGCCATCAGTCAGGACGCCAGCTTGCTGGCCTACTCGCTCTCGCAGGGCGGCAGCGACTGGCGTGACTGGCGGGTGCGCGACATCGTCAGCGGGCACGACCTACCCGACACCGTCGGCGACAGCAAGTTCAGCGGCGCGGGTTGGCTCCCTGACGGCAACAGCTTTTTGTATGGCCGCTATGACCGCCCGCCCGAAGGCCAGCAACTCAGCAGCGCGAACCTCAATCAGCGCTTGTACCGCCACCGCATCGGCAGCGAGCAAGCCGAAGACGAACTGATTTTGGAGCGCCCCGACCAGCCGGAATGGGGGTTTGGCGGCATGGTCAGCGAGGACGGGCACTACCTGATCGTCAACGTCTGGAAAGGCACCGCCCGCCAAAACCTGATCTGGGTGCGGCCGTTAGAAGAGCGCGGCCCCTTCACCGAAGTGGTGGCCGACTTTGAAGCCAGTTATCAGGTGATCGGCAACGACGGCCCCGTGTTTTACTTCCTGACCGACGACGCGGCTCCGATGGGCCGCCTGATTTCGCATCATTTGGAAACGGGCGAGCGCCGTGAGATCGTCGCTGAAAGCCAACACCGCTTACTCGAAGTCCTGATGGTGGAGGGCGGCTTCGTGCTGCATACCCTGGCGGACGCTTCCAGCCGCCTGAGCGTGGTCGATCGGCAAGGCCAGAACGCCCAGCCAGTCACGTTGCCCGGCCTCGGCACGGTGGGCAGCCTCAGCGGACACACCGATCAAAGCGAAGTGTTTTTGGTGTTCACCAGCTTCCTGAGTCCGGCGGCAAGTTATCAGCTGAACACCGAGAACGGCGAGCTGACGGTGCTTTGGTCGCCCGATCTGAGCGCCGATTTGAGTGGCTACGAGGTGCGCCAAGAATTTGCCGAAAGTCAGGACGGCACCAAAGTGCCCATGTTTATCGTCAGTCAGTCAAACGTGGTGCTGGACGGCTCCAACCCGGCGCTTCTCTACGGGTACGGCGGCTTTGACATCTCGCTGACCCCCAGCTTTGAAGTCTCGCGGCTGGCCTGGCTGGAAGCGGGCGGGGTGCTGGCGGTGGCCAACTTGCGCGGCGGCGGCGAGTACGGCGAGAGCTGGCACCAGGCCGGGATGAAGGCCAACAAACAAAACGTTTTTGACGACTTCACCGCCTGCGCCCGCCATTTGGCCCAGCGCGGGTACACCTCACCGCAGCATCTGGGCATCGAGGGCGGCAGCAACGGGGGCCTACTGGTGGGCGCGACCTTGACTCAGCATCCAGAACTGATCGGCGCGGCGGTGGGTCACGTCGGCGTGATGGATATGCTGAGATTCCAGAACTTCACGATTGGCTGGGCCTGGGTCAGCGATTACGGTAGCAGCGACAACGCCGAAGACTTTGCCGTGCTGCGGGCCTACAGTCCGCTTCACAACCTGATGCAGCGGGCCTATCCGCCAACCCTGCTGACCACCGGCGACCACGATGACCGGGTGGTTCCGGCCCACAGCTACAAATTCGCCGCCGAGCTGCAACACGTCCAGCAGGGCGGCGCTCCGATTTTGTTGAGGGTTCAGACCAGAGCCGGACACGGCGCGGGCAAGCCCACCAAATTGGTCATTGAGGAGAAGGCAGACGTGTACGCGTTTTTGCTGGGAGCGCTGAGATAA
- a CDS encoding glucose-6-phosphate dehydrogenase assembly protein OpcA, giving the protein MTARLSLAPLGPLPTNVRGAQRTLDELWAQTDIETRAYTGNIIALTTPNYQGRVQEALTGLEGRYAGRQIIAVMEPAASGRMSIDAQLVPQQGLYIERLTLLANPGQLRGAILPLLRPATVNHVWWASDDPPGGPLLRELTDVADQVIADSLRLDIPPARNYALADLGWSRSAAWREGLAQLFDSRDAAGMLGHVNRLKIWSGGRNDRAARLFASWVATTLGWKDLSPVTFVRGDCQRQHGDLCGVELAGKGVSFLLKSIGPELVQSSVKFDKVNRKTTLMVPSMTLAEGLARVMARPERGSEFEAAWKLARASMDEAAPAQAGSL; this is encoded by the coding sequence GTGACGGCCCGGCTCAGTCTCGCTCCGCTTGGCCCGCTGCCCACCAACGTGCGGGGAGCGCAGCGCACCTTAGACGAGCTGTGGGCGCAGACCGACATCGAAACGCGGGCGTACACCGGCAACATCATCGCCCTGACCACGCCCAACTACCAGGGCCGCGTTCAGGAAGCCCTGACCGGCTTGGAGGGCCGCTACGCCGGACGCCAGATCATCGCGGTGATGGAGCCGGCGGCCTCGGGGCGCATGAGCATTGACGCCCAACTGGTGCCGCAGCAAGGGCTGTACATCGAGCGCCTGACGTTGCTGGCCAACCCCGGCCAACTGCGAGGAGCGATTTTGCCACTGCTGCGCCCCGCCACCGTCAACCACGTGTGGTGGGCCTCTGACGATCCGCCCGGCGGGCCGCTGCTGCGCGAACTCACCGACGTGGCCGATCAGGTGATTGCCGACAGCCTGCGCCTCGATATTCCGCCGGCCCGCAACTACGCGCTGGCCGACCTGGGGTGGTCGCGCTCGGCGGCGTGGCGCGAGGGGCTGGCCCAACTGTTTGACAGCAGAGACGCCGCCGGAATGCTGGGCCACGTCAACCGCCTCAAAATCTGGTCGGGCGGCAGAAATGACCGCGCGGCGCGGCTGTTCGCTTCTTGGGTGGCCACCACCCTCGGCTGGAAAGACCTCAGCCCGGTGACCTTTGTGAGAGGCGACTGCCAGCGTCAGCACGGCGATTTGTGCGGCGTGGAGCTGGCTGGAAAGGGGGTGAGCTTCCTGCTCAAATCCATTGGCCCGGAACTGGTGCAGTCCAGCGTCAAGTTTGACAAAGTCAACCGCAAAACCACCTTGATGGTGCCGAGCATGACTTTGGCCGAGGGGCTGGCCCGCGTGATGGCCCGCCCTGAGCGCGGCAGCGAATTCGAGGCGGCTTGGAAACTGGCCCGCGCCAGCATGGACGAAGCGGCACCCGCTCAAGCCGGCTCCTTATGA
- a CDS encoding LptA/OstA family protein, protein MKRPALFLTAALLTSAFAAQVDRVLRFDTAAMVQGNLRNGPINYTGKNGGSVKASVNSINISANSAVLTAPASSTLAESEGKRTATFSGGGADVSVVRGRLTAKGGQLAYSEATGQGVLTGTPSAIFVPEKKDDGDPVNIKAAQMSLDVDNNISTSTGNVQLVSGTQTGKADKLVFDEDKEVGLLTGDPSLSRAATAKQKELNIMGDVARLATKGKLLYVKGNVKLTQGTSTTTGDAVYYDDKNNVAYVVGNAVSVDSKSGTKVKALPNGYLEQRTDLGRVRALSKPYVIPAERFKLTGEK, encoded by the coding sequence ATGAAACGTCCTGCTCTTTTTTTGACCGCTGCACTTCTGACTTCCGCCTTCGCCGCTCAAGTTGACCGCGTGTTGCGCTTTGATACGGCGGCGATGGTGCAAGGCAACTTGCGAAACGGCCCGATCAATTACACCGGTAAAAATGGTGGGTCGGTCAAGGCCAGCGTCAATAGCATCAACATTTCAGCGAACTCGGCTGTGCTCACCGCTCCGGCGAGCAGCACGTTGGCTGAATCCGAGGGCAAGCGCACCGCGACCTTTAGCGGCGGCGGCGCGGATGTGAGCGTGGTGCGGGGCCGTTTGACGGCCAAGGGCGGACAACTCGCCTACAGCGAAGCGACCGGTCAGGGTGTGCTGACCGGCACGCCCAGCGCCATATTCGTGCCGGAGAAAAAAGACGACGGCGATCCGGTGAATATCAAAGCCGCCCAGATGAGTTTGGATGTGGACAACAACATCAGCACTTCGACCGGAAATGTGCAACTCGTCAGCGGCACGCAAACCGGCAAAGCCGACAAGCTGGTGTTTGACGAAGACAAGGAAGTGGGCCTCTTGACTGGCGATCCTAGCCTCAGCCGCGCCGCGACCGCCAAGCAAAAAGAACTCAACATCATGGGCGACGTGGCCCGCCTCGCCACCAAGGGCAAGCTGCTGTATGTCAAAGGAAATGTCAAACTGACGCAGGGAACGAGCACCACCACCGGCGACGCGGTGTATTACGACGATAAAAACAACGTGGCCTACGTGGTGGGCAATGCCGTGAGCGTGGACAGCAAGAGTGGCACCAAAGTAAAGGCCCTGCCCAACGGCTACTTGGAGCAGCGCACCGATTTGGGCCGTGTGCGGGCGCTGAGTAAGCCTTACGTAATTCCGGCTGAGCGCTTTAAGCTGACCGGCGAGAAGTAA
- a CDS encoding molybdopterin-dependent oxidoreductase, which translates to MTASLTPTDGTYFRACNLCEAICGLQLTVRGGAVVDVRGDPDDPLSRGHICPKGAVIADIHTDPDRLKRPLRRDGETWTELGWDEALDYVAARLREVQAKHGPDSVAVYQGNPSVHNSGTLLSAGGFVRSLGSRSRYSATSMDQLPHHFAAAEMFGHPLLLPIPDVDRTDYFLMLGANPLASNGSIMTAPGMAGRLKAVRARGGKVVLLDPRRTESAAAADEHHFIRPGRDALFLLALLNVIFAEDLAEVGRLAEFTDGLDELRAAAEPFTPQRVAAATGVDAATIQRLARELAGAERGVIYGRIGLSLQAFGGLCQWLLNALNLVTGNLDREGGAMWPLPAFDLLGRAKKGQSYHHRFFSRVRGLPEFDGELPVAALAEEFQTQGEGQLKAFVTIAGNPVLSTPNGEALDEALASAEFMVSIDPYLNATTRRAEVILPPAVGLETQHYDVVFHHFAVRNTARISDPIFPIAEDQRFDYQIFEGLRQRLSGEMGSSPDERLELGLKHGPRRTSLAELRAAPHGSDYGPMQPCLPDRLLTASGRINAAPAVMLADLPRLEKVLNAQVPELVLIGRRQLRSNNSWMHNVPRLMRGANRCTLMLSGADAARLGITDGQSVEVRSRVGAVTVPAEITDTLMAGVVSLPHGFGHGKAGVRLGVAIAHAGASLNDLTDPEYLDELTGNTAASGVAVTVKATGAVGESAAD; encoded by the coding sequence ATGACCGCGTCCCTCACGCCCACCGACGGTACTTATTTCCGAGCTTGTAACCTTTGCGAAGCCATCTGCGGCCTGCAACTCACCGTCAGAGGCGGCGCAGTGGTGGACGTGCGCGGTGACCCCGATGATCCGCTGAGTCGTGGCCACATCTGCCCTAAAGGCGCGGTGATTGCCGACATTCACACCGACCCTGACCGCCTCAAGCGCCCACTGCGGCGCGACGGCGAAACTTGGACAGAACTCGGCTGGGACGAAGCGCTGGACTACGTGGCCGCCCGCTTGCGCGAAGTGCAGGCCAAGCACGGCCCCGACAGTGTGGCGGTGTATCAGGGCAACCCCAGCGTTCACAACTCCGGCACGCTGCTCTCGGCGGGCGGCTTCGTGCGCTCTCTGGGCAGCCGCAGTCGGTACTCGGCCACCAGCATGGATCAGTTGCCGCACCACTTCGCCGCCGCCGAGATGTTCGGCCACCCGCTGCTGCTGCCGATTCCCGATGTGGATCGCACCGATTATTTTTTGATGCTGGGCGCAAATCCGCTGGCCTCCAACGGCAGCATCATGACCGCGCCAGGGATGGCGGGCCGCCTCAAGGCCGTTCGGGCACGCGGCGGCAAGGTGGTGCTGCTTGACCCACGCCGCACCGAAAGCGCCGCCGCTGCCGACGAGCATCACTTTATCCGGCCCGGCAGGGACGCTTTGTTTTTGCTGGCCCTGCTGAACGTGATTTTCGCGGAGGACTTGGCCGAGGTGGGGCGCTTGGCCGAATTCACTGACGGCTTAGACGAACTCAGAGCCGCCGCCGAGCCGTTTACGCCGCAGCGGGTCGCCGCCGCGACGGGTGTGGACGCCGCCACCATTCAGCGCCTCGCCCGTGAGTTGGCTGGAGCTGAGCGCGGTGTGATTTACGGGCGCATCGGCCTGAGCTTGCAGGCGTTTGGCGGGCTGTGCCAGTGGCTCCTTAATGCACTTAACTTGGTGACGGGCAACCTCGACAGGGAGGGCGGCGCGATGTGGCCGCTTCCGGCCTTTGATCTGCTGGGCCGTGCCAAGAAAGGTCAGAGCTATCACCACCGCTTCTTCTCACGGGTACGCGGCCTCCCCGAGTTTGACGGTGAGTTGCCAGTGGCGGCCCTCGCGGAGGAGTTTCAGACGCAGGGCGAAGGTCAACTCAAGGCTTTCGTGACCATCGCGGGCAATCCGGTGCTGAGCACTCCCAACGGCGAAGCGCTGGACGAAGCACTGGCAAGCGCCGAATTTATGGTCAGCATCGACCCGTACCTGAACGCCACCACCCGCCGCGCCGAGGTGATTTTGCCGCCTGCTGTGGGTTTGGAAACTCAGCATTATGACGTGGTCTTTCACCATTTCGCAGTTCGCAATACGGCCCGCATCAGTGACCCCATTTTCCCGATTGCCGAAGATCAGCGCTTTGACTATCAAATTTTTGAAGGGCTGCGCCAGCGTCTCAGCGGTGAAATGGGCAGCTCACCGGACGAGCGGTTGGAGCTTGGCCTCAAGCACGGCCCGCGCCGCACCAGTTTGGCCGAGCTGAGGGCCGCCCCGCACGGCAGCGATTACGGGCCCATGCAGCCCTGCTTGCCGGATCGCCTGCTGACGGCCAGTGGCCGAATCAACGCCGCGCCCGCCGTGATGCTGGCCGATTTGCCGCGCCTGGAAAAAGTCCTGAATGCCCAAGTCCCCGAATTGGTGCTGATCGGGCGGCGGCAACTCAGGAGCAACAATTCGTGGATGCACAATGTCCCCCGCTTGATGCGCGGCGCGAACAGATGCACCCTGATGCTCAGCGGCGCGGATGCGGCTCGCCTCGGCATTACGGACGGGCAGAGCGTGGAAGTCCGCTCACGGGTCGGCGCGGTGACGGTGCCTGCCGAAATCACCGACACCTTGATGGCGGGCGTGGTCAGCCTTCCGCACGGCTTCGGGCACGGCAAGGCGGGCGTGCGCTTGGGAGTCGCTATCGCCCACGCTGGAGCCAGCCTCAACGACTTAACCGACCCCGAATACTTGGACGAACTCACCGGCAACACGGCGGCAAGCGGGGTTGCGGTGACGGTGAAAGCGACTGGCGCAGTGGGGGAGAGCGCGGCAGACTGA
- a CDS encoding TatD family hydrolase — MIDTHCHLDYLEDPASARFELGLSAMICVGANVQHARSALALAEQYPEVWASVGLHPTDVAQEDSPETRADLEALSLMPKVVAIGETGLDDYWAHDQLEVQRSAFEWQLDLARRRDMPVIVHTRDAAGGERASLGCAEIIAASGWSKGILHCCNGHAGLLRAALDAGWHVSFAGNLTYKNAHAIQEAACYVPLERLLVETDAPFLAPVPKRGKPNRPGYVRYTLQFLAKLRGLSEEAMQQQTDANARSVYRLME, encoded by the coding sequence ATGATTGACACCCACTGCCACCTCGATTACCTCGAAGACCCCGCATCGGCCCGCTTTGAGCTGGGCCTGAGCGCCATGATCTGCGTCGGCGCAAATGTGCAGCACGCCCGCAGCGCCCTTGCGTTGGCCGAGCAGTACCCCGAAGTATGGGCCAGCGTCGGCCTGCATCCCACCGATGTGGCGCAGGAAGACAGCCCCGAAACCAGAGCCGACCTAGAAGCCCTCAGCTTGATGCCCAAAGTCGTGGCCATCGGCGAAACCGGCCTGGACGATTACTGGGCACACGACCAACTGGAGGTGCAGCGCTCAGCGTTCGAGTGGCAACTCGACTTGGCGCGGCGGCGCGATATGCCGGTCATCGTGCACACCCGCGACGCGGCGGGCGGCGAGCGGGCCAGTTTGGGCTGCGCCGAGATCATCGCGGCCTCAGGTTGGAGCAAAGGCATTTTGCACTGCTGCAACGGCCACGCCGGACTGCTCAGGGCCGCGCTGGATGCGGGCTGGCACGTTTCGTTCGCGGGCAATCTCACCTACAAAAACGCCCACGCCATTCAGGAAGCCGCCTGCTATGTACCACTTGAGCGCCTGCTCGTCGAAACCGACGCTCCGTTCCTGGCTCCTGTTCCCAAACGCGGCAAGCCCAACCGGCCCGGCTACGTGCGCTACACCTTGCAGTTTTTGGCCAAGTTGCGCGGCCTCAGCGAGGAAGCCATGCAGCAGCAGACCGACGCCAATGCCCGCAGCGTCTACCGCTTGATGGAGTAA